In Acidiferrobacteraceae bacterium, the genomic window CAGTCTGCCGCCGGGGATATCGATGCGCGCCGCGATGAGCCCGGGGCAGAAGCCCAGACGCTGCCCGCCTGGGACGAAAGCCGCGTCACTGACGCCGATGAGGAGGTCGTGGTCTCACACAACTGGCATGAACTTCGGCGGTTCATGTGGGACTACGTGGGAATCGTCCGAACCAGTAAACGACTGCAGCGGGCCCTGCACCGCGCGGATCTTCTCAACGAGGAGATTCATGAATACTACGCCAACTTCCGGATCAGCAATGACCTGCTCGAGTTGCGCAATCTGGTGGTGGTAGCGGAACTGATCATCCGCTCTGCCCAGAGCCGAAAAGAAAGTCGCGGCCTGCACTACACCCGCGACTATCCCCAGCCCTCGGCCGAACCGCCGCAAGACACGGTAATGGTTCCGGAGAGACCGCCCGTCCGTCGACGCGCCTAGCCAGCGCGGTTCGTATGCAGGAAGACCCGCAGCCGGTGGAAGGCCTCGGCGGACGTGGCATCCCGCGGGACCACCACGGCGTGGCGTCCACAGTCGGTCTGCATGGATGCCAGGACCACCCACGGGTGCACGAACACCGGGCCGATGCGGGTCGCCACTTCTTCGCGGCGATCGCCGAGAACCAGGCGCAGGCCATCCATGCCCGAAGGCCGAAGGACCCGTACGGCATGGCTGTGTTTGCGCGATACATGCCGACGCCAGATCGATGCCAGGCTGACGGCGATTGCGAACACCATACCGATGCGAACCAGCAGAGGCAGGGAAACCGCAAACACGGACGCGAGGGCACCCATGTGACTGAAGAGACAGAAGATTGCCAGCTGTGGCGAGCGACTCAACTCGACGGGAGCATCAAGCGCGAATCCGTTTGACAAGTTCGATGAATTCCTTTTCATCCGGTGTACTCACTCCATTGAAATATCCCAGCAGGGTATTGTCGTCGGTCTCCAGCAGGCGCGCAAAACAGTCCTTCTCCCACTGACTGAGGCGATCGTAGTCCTGCACCAGAAACCGTTCGAGCAACAGGTCGAGTTCCAGCAGCCCGCGCCGGCAACGCCAGCGCAGACGGCGGTCCTCCGCTTCCCCGGCCGCATTCACAGCCGTCTCCGCACCAGCATTTGTTTGATATGACCGATGGCGCGGGTGGGATTCAGGCCTTTGGGACAAACGTCGGTACAGTTCATGATGGTGTGACAGCGAAACAGGCGATAGGGATCCTCAAGCTCGTCCAGCCGCTCGCCCCCGGCCTGGTCCCGGCTGTCCGCCAGGAATCGCCACGCCTGAAGCAGCGCGGCAGGCCCGAGAAAACGGTCCGGGTTCCACCAGAAGGACGGACAGGAGGTCGAACAGCAGGCACACAGGATGCATTCATACAAACCATCGAGACGTTTGCGATCTTCCGGGGACTGCAGGCGCTCAATCTCCGGCTCGGGGTCGCGATTGATCAGCCATGGCTTGACCGCCTTGTACTGGTTGTAGAACTGGCTCAGATCGACGACCAGGTCGCGGATGACGGGCAAACCGGGGAGCGGTCTGAGGGTTACGTGGTTGCCGAGTTCGGACAAGGGGGTGATACAGGCCAGACCATTACGGCCGTTGATGCTCATGGCATCGGATCCGCATACGCCCTCCCCGCAGGACCTGCGGAAACTGAGGCTGTCGTCCTGTCGCTTCAGCAGCAGCAAG contains:
- a CDS encoding succinate dehydrogenase assembly factor 2 — protein: MNAAGEAEDRRLRWRCRRGLLELDLLLERFLVQDYDRLSQWEKDCFARLLETDDNTLLGYFNGVSTPDEKEFIELVKRIRA
- a CDS encoding succinate dehydrogenase iron-sulfur subunit → MRFSVYRFNPDTDPAPYIQDYELEPNHEATMLLDALLLLKRQDDSLSFRRSCGEGVCGSDAMSINGRNGLACITPLSELGNHVTLRPLPGLPVIRDLVVDLSQFYNQYKAVKPWLINRDPEPEIERLQSPEDRKRLDGLYECILCACCSTSCPSFWWNPDRFLGPAALLQAWRFLADSRDQAGGERLDELEDPYRLFRCHTIMNCTDVCPKGLNPTRAIGHIKQMLVRRRL